One Flavobacterium sp. 90 DNA segment encodes these proteins:
- a CDS encoding GxxExxY protein, producing the protein MTENEISAIVVDVCYKIHVKLGPGLLESVYEAILHHELTKRGLNVERQKVLPVIWDQINLDIGFRADLIVENKVILEIKSIEKISDVHAKQVLTYLKITKMKLGLLINFNVPIIKLGIKRVVSNL; encoded by the coding sequence ATGACAGAAAATGAAATTTCAGCTATTGTAGTCGATGTATGTTATAAAATCCATGTAAAACTTGGTCCAGGATTGTTAGAATCTGTTTATGAGGCGATTCTGCATCATGAATTGACAAAGAGAGGTTTGAATGTAGAAAGACAAAAAGTGCTTCCTGTTATTTGGGATCAAATAAACTTAGATATTGGTTTTAGAGCAGATTTAATAGTTGAAAATAAGGTGATCTTAGAAATCAAATCAATTGAAAAAATTTCAGATGTTCACGCAAAGCAAGTTTTGACTTATCTCAAAATCACGAAAATGAAATTAGGATTATTAATTAATTTTAATGTTCCAATAATAAAACTTGGTATCAAAAGAGTAGTTTCAAATCTCTAG
- the alaS gene encoding alanine--tRNA ligase, with translation MKSQDVRKQFLDFFESKGHTIVPSAPIVLKDDPTLMFNNSGMAQFKEYFLGNGTPKSPRIADTQKCLRVSGKHNDLEEVGIDTYHHTMFEMLGNWSFGDYFKKEAINWAWELLTEVYKIPKENLYVSVFEGSKEDNVPFDQEAWDIWKELIDEDRIILGNKKDNFWEMGDQGPCGPCSEIHVDLRTPEEKAAVSGKSLVNNDHPQVVEIWNNVFMEFNRKADGSLEKLPAQHVDTGMGFERLCMALQGKTSNYDTDVFMPIIREIETITGAHYTVKASNEAEEKVNIAIRVIADHVRAVAFAIADGQLPSNTGAGYVIRRILRRAIRYGFTFLNIKEAFIYKLVETLSEQMGDSFPEIRTQKALCSNVIREEENSFLRTLDQGLVLLDAVILNNTGDTIDGKKAFELYDTYGFPIDLTALILSEKGLKLDEEGFKEQLQLQKERSRAASKVTAGDWNVIVEDDIQEFVGYDRLSHQVKITKYRRVDSVKDGEIYQLVFNATPFYGESGGQTGDKGYLESQNGDIVYIIDTKKENNQTIHLAKSLPENLTGTFNAVVDAIQRAKTSSNHSATHLLHQGLRKILGTHIEQKGSMVRNASLRFDFSHFSKVSDEELKEVENFVNARIRESLPLIEKRAIPKDQAIEEGAIALFGEKYGDLVRMIKFGDSVELCGGTHVANTSDIWHFKIVSEGAVASGIRRIEAITSEAAKEYFESQLLSYEEIKETLKNAQDPVKAIQSLQEENIQLKKQLEVLLKDKAKNMKGDLAKELQEINGIQFLAKQVDLNPEGAKDLVYELGNLGSNLFLLLATVEEGKPMLTCYISKDLVADRKLNAGQVVRELGKYIQGGGGGQPFFATAGGKNADGIAEALAKAVEFVK, from the coding sequence ATGAAATCACAAGACGTACGTAAACAATTTCTAGACTTTTTTGAGAGCAAAGGCCATACTATTGTGCCATCAGCTCCTATTGTGCTTAAAGACGATCCAACCTTAATGTTCAATAACTCGGGAATGGCCCAGTTCAAAGAATATTTTCTAGGAAACGGAACGCCAAAAAGTCCAAGAATAGCCGATACGCAAAAATGTCTTCGTGTTTCAGGAAAACATAACGATCTTGAAGAAGTTGGTATTGATACCTACCACCACACCATGTTTGAGATGTTAGGGAACTGGTCTTTTGGTGATTATTTCAAAAAGGAAGCAATCAACTGGGCTTGGGAATTACTGACAGAAGTTTATAAAATTCCAAAAGAAAACCTTTATGTTTCTGTTTTTGAAGGAAGCAAAGAAGATAATGTTCCGTTTGATCAGGAAGCTTGGGATATCTGGAAAGAATTAATCGACGAAGACCGAATTATTCTTGGAAACAAGAAAGATAATTTCTGGGAAATGGGAGATCAGGGACCATGCGGACCTTGTTCTGAAATTCACGTTGATTTACGTACTCCGGAAGAAAAAGCTGCTGTTTCAGGAAAAAGTCTTGTAAACAACGATCATCCGCAAGTAGTTGAAATCTGGAATAATGTATTCATGGAATTCAACCGTAAAGCTGATGGATCATTAGAAAAACTTCCTGCACAACACGTAGATACCGGAATGGGATTTGAGCGTTTGTGTATGGCATTGCAAGGTAAAACATCAAATTATGATACAGATGTTTTTATGCCTATTATCAGAGAAATCGAAACAATTACCGGAGCACATTATACTGTTAAAGCATCAAATGAGGCTGAGGAAAAAGTAAATATTGCAATTCGTGTTATTGCAGATCACGTTCGTGCGGTAGCTTTTGCTATTGCCGATGGTCAGTTGCCGTCTAACACCGGAGCTGGTTATGTGATTCGTAGAATTTTGCGTCGTGCAATTCGTTACGGATTCACTTTCTTAAATATTAAGGAAGCTTTTATCTATAAATTGGTAGAAACTTTGAGTGAGCAAATGGGAGATTCTTTCCCTGAAATCAGAACTCAAAAAGCACTTTGTTCGAATGTAATTCGTGAAGAAGAAAACTCTTTCTTACGCACACTTGATCAGGGATTAGTACTTTTAGATGCTGTAATTTTGAACAATACAGGAGATACAATCGACGGTAAAAAAGCTTTTGAATTGTATGATACTTACGGTTTTCCTATCGATTTAACAGCTTTGATTCTTTCAGAAAAAGGATTGAAATTAGACGAAGAAGGATTTAAAGAACAATTGCAATTACAAAAAGAAAGATCTCGTGCAGCTTCAAAAGTAACTGCCGGAGACTGGAATGTAATTGTAGAAGATGATATTCAGGAATTTGTAGGTTATGACAGATTATCGCACCAGGTAAAAATCACTAAATACCGTAGAGTTGATAGTGTAAAAGATGGTGAAATTTATCAATTGGTTTTCAATGCAACTCCGTTTTACGGAGAAAGCGGAGGACAAACGGGAGATAAAGGATATCTTGAATCTCAAAACGGAGACATCGTTTATATTATTGATACTAAAAAAGAGAACAACCAAACGATACATTTGGCAAAATCGTTACCGGAAAATTTAACCGGAACTTTTAATGCTGTTGTTGATGCAATTCAAAGAGCAAAAACTTCGTCAAATCACTCGGCTACGCATTTATTGCACCAAGGTTTGCGTAAGATTTTAGGAACTCATATTGAGCAAAAAGGATCTATGGTTCGAAATGCTTCATTGCGTTTTGACTTTTCTCACTTCTCTAAAGTTTCAGACGAAGAATTAAAAGAAGTAGAGAATTTTGTAAATGCAAGAATTCGTGAGAGTTTGCCATTGATCGAAAAAAGAGCAATTCCAAAAGATCAGGCTATCGAAGAAGGAGCAATTGCTTTGTTTGGAGAGAAATACGGAGATTTGGTTCGTATGATTAAGTTTGGTGATTCTGTCGAATTATGTGGAGGAACTCACGTTGCAAATACATCTGATATCTGGCATTTCAAGATTGTTTCTGAAGGCGCTGTAGCATCAGGAATCCGAAGAATTGAAGCAATTACAAGTGAAGCTGCAAAAGAATATTTTGAGTCACAATTGCTTTCTTACGAAGAAATTAAAGAAACGTTGAAAAATGCTCAGGATCCTGTAAAAGCAATTCAGTCTTTACAAGAAGAAAACATTCAGTTGAAAAAACAATTGGAAGTATTATTGAAAGACAAAGCTAAAAACATGAAAGGTGATTTGGCTAAAGAATTACAAGAAATAAACGGAATCCAATTCTTAGCAAAACAAGTTGATTTGAATCCGGAAGGAGCAAAAGACTTAGTTTATGAATTAGGGAATTTAGGTAGTAATTTATTTTTACTTTTGGCTACAGTCGAAGAAGGAAAACCAATGTTGACTTGTTATATTTCTAAAGATTTAGTTGCAGACAGAAAACTAAACGCAGGACAAGTTGTTCGCGAATTAGGAAAATATATCCAAGGAGGAGGAGGAGGACAACCTTTCTTCGCAACCGCAGGAGGTAAAAACGCTGACGGAATTGCTGAGGCTTTGGCTAAAGCGGTTGAGTTCGTGAAGTAA
- a CDS encoding peptidoglycan DD-metalloendopeptidase family protein, translating to MAKVKYYYDSENLAYTKIKTRKRIKIGYAILFLVASALFGFFVFILLINTPYFETPKDRLQAREIENLKLQYAILNKKMDEIDDVTEALENRDNNIYRVYFNKTEIPDSIRKAGFRNPERYKILEGYNNSQLVLNTTKRIDRLSKELAIQSKSLDEILKLASTKGNLLLAIPAIQPVRNENLKRMASGFGYRTDPFTKVRKMHNGMDFTANTGSPVYATGDGVVERADAAASGFGNHVVIRHGFGYESLYAHLSKYNCHPGQHVKRGDVIGYVGSTGRSEGPHCHYEVHKDGKVVNPLNFYYGNISAVEYVAISQMANQENQSLD from the coding sequence ATGGCGAAAGTAAAATATTATTACGACTCAGAAAATCTGGCTTATACGAAAATAAAAACCAGAAAAAGGATCAAAATTGGCTATGCAATACTGTTTTTGGTAGCTTCAGCCTTGTTTGGTTTTTTTGTTTTTATACTATTAATCAACACGCCTTACTTCGAAACGCCAAAAGATCGTTTGCAAGCACGTGAAATTGAGAATTTGAAATTGCAATATGCCATTTTAAACAAAAAAATGGACGAAATTGATGATGTAACTGAAGCATTAGAAAATAGAGACAACAATATATACAGGGTTTATTTTAATAAAACTGAAATTCCGGATTCTATTCGAAAAGCAGGTTTTAGAAATCCTGAACGTTATAAAATTTTAGAAGGTTATAACAACTCTCAATTGGTGTTGAATACAACGAAACGAATTGACAGATTGTCTAAAGAATTGGCGATTCAGTCAAAATCACTGGATGAAATTTTGAAATTGGCGAGTACAAAAGGGAATTTATTATTGGCAATTCCGGCGATTCAGCCTGTTCGAAATGAAAACTTAAAGCGAATGGCTTCGGGTTTTGGATACAGAACTGACCCTTTCACGAAAGTGCGAAAAATGCATAACGGAATGGATTTTACCGCTAACACAGGTTCTCCAGTTTATGCCACAGGCGATGGCGTTGTAGAAAGAGCCGATGCCGCAGCGTCAGGATTTGGAAATCATGTTGTGATCAGGCATGGTTTTGGATACGAAAGTTTATACGCGCATTTGAGCAAATACAACTGTCATCCCGGACAACATGTCAAACGTGGCGATGTTATTGGATACGTGGGAAGTACCGGAAGATCTGAAGGTCCGCATTGTCATTATGAGGTTCACAAGGATGGAAAAGTCGTAAATCCGTTGAACTTTTATTACGGAAATATTTCAGCTGTCGAATATGTGGCAATTTCGCAAATGGCAAATCAGGAAAATCAGTCATTAGATTAA
- a CDS encoding MerR family transcriptional regulator has protein sequence MHIELSKDKRYYSIGEVAKAFNVNASLIRFWDSEFDILKPKKNAKGNRMFTPDDITNLQLIYHLVKERGFTLEGAKTHLKEGQKKTLDKFEIIRKLESIKTQLNEIKNEL, from the coding sequence ATGCATATTGAGCTTTCAAAAGATAAAAGATATTATAGTATTGGCGAAGTTGCCAAAGCTTTTAATGTCAATGCATCATTGATTCGTTTTTGGGACAGCGAATTTGACATTTTGAAACCTAAAAAGAACGCCAAAGGCAACAGAATGTTTACGCCGGACGATATTACAAACTTGCAATTGATCTATCATTTGGTCAAAGAAAGAGGTTTTACTCTTGAAGGCGCCAAAACACATTTGAAAGAGGGACAGAAGAAAACATTAGATAAATTCGAAATAATACGTAAATTAGAGTCCATAAAAACACAATTAAACGAGATTAAAAACGAATTATAA
- a CDS encoding LemA family protein, which produces MKKWLIPVGIIVVLIAIIAFWSIGIKNTGLQKSQAVNKEWGNVSTTYQRRNDLIGNLVNTVKGAADFEKSTLTAVIEARAKATSVTIDPSNVTPEQLSQFNQAQSGVSSSLSRLLVSVEQYPTLKANENFLKLQDELASTENQILTARTRFNEAVQDYNGYVLAIPNKWFLDYKEKPYFEAVAGAEKPVEVKF; this is translated from the coding sequence ATGAAAAAATGGTTAATCCCCGTAGGAATTATTGTTGTACTAATTGCTATTATTGCTTTTTGGTCAATTGGAATTAAAAATACAGGTTTACAAAAAAGCCAGGCAGTTAACAAAGAATGGGGAAATGTAAGTACTACTTACCAAAGAAGAAATGACCTTATTGGAAACTTGGTTAATACTGTAAAAGGTGCAGCTGATTTCGAAAAATCGACTTTAACAGCTGTTATCGAGGCTCGTGCAAAAGCAACTTCTGTAACAATCGATCCAAGTAATGTAACTCCTGAGCAACTTTCTCAATTTAACCAGGCTCAAAGCGGAGTATCTTCTTCTTTATCAAGATTATTAGTTTCTGTTGAACAATATCCAACATTAAAAGCAAACGAAAACTTCTTGAAATTACAAGATGAATTGGCTAGTACTGAAAACCAAATTTTAACAGCAAGAACTCGTTTTAACGAAGCTGTACAAGATTACAACGGATATGTTCTTGCAATTCCAAACAAATGGTTCTTGGATTACAAAGAAAAACCATACTTTGAAGCTGTTGCAGGTGCAGAAAAACCAGTTGAAGTAAAATTCTAA
- a CDS encoding TPM domain-containing protein has translation MSKVEDFLSKVEEQDIVEAIRVAEQNTSGEIRVHIEQTTSKVPFDRALEVFYDLKMNETQLQNGVLFYFAVADKTFAICGDKGINDVVASDFWDCTKDAMVEQFKSGNFKQGIVDGILNAGEQLKKYFPWSEDDTNELSNEISKG, from the coding sequence ATGTCAAAAGTAGAAGATTTTTTATCCAAAGTAGAAGAGCAAGATATTGTAGAAGCTATTCGCGTAGCAGAACAAAATACTTCTGGCGAAATTAGAGTACATATAGAACAAACGACTTCTAAAGTCCCTTTTGACAGGGCTTTAGAAGTTTTTTATGATTTAAAAATGAATGAAACACAACTTCAAAATGGTGTTTTATTTTACTTTGCTGTAGCAGATAAAACTTTTGCTATTTGCGGAGACAAAGGAATAAATGATGTTGTAGCATCAGATTTTTGGGATTGTACCAAAGATGCAATGGTGGAGCAATTTAAATCAGGAAATTTTAAACAAGGTATTGTCGACGGTATTTTGAATGCCGGTGAACAATTAAAAAAATACTTTCCGTGGTCTGAAGATGACACTAATGAATTATCAAACGAAATATCAAAAGGATAA
- a CDS encoding TPM domain-containing protein produces MKIFKNKISSSKRIFQFTFLLLAFFTCNGAFAQFTIPEKPSLQTSVYDYANILSASEKAQLEEKLIRYSDSTTTQIVVITIESLKGEDVSQLATKWGQTWGIGGTAKDDNGVVILLAKNEKKIAINPGYGVEDRLTAGIGGTIIRNIIIPEFKAGSFYNGLDKGTDAIIDVFKGKFKGERKQTKGKDFPIFPFIVIVVIVLILLSRNKGGGGNSGNNGGGGPSLLDVILLSSLGRSGGSGFGGGFGGGSSGGGFGGGGGFGGGFGGGGFSGGGSSGGW; encoded by the coding sequence ATGAAAATTTTCAAAAATAAAATCTCAAGTTCCAAAAGAATTTTTCAGTTTACCTTTTTACTGTTAGCGTTTTTTACCTGTAATGGTGCTTTTGCACAATTTACAATTCCGGAAAAACCAAGTCTTCAAACTTCTGTTTACGATTATGCTAATATTTTAAGCGCTTCTGAAAAAGCACAATTAGAAGAAAAACTAATTCGTTATTCAGATTCAACTACAACCCAAATTGTAGTGATTACAATCGAAAGTTTAAAAGGCGAAGATGTTAGTCAGCTTGCTACAAAATGGGGACAAACCTGGGGAATTGGAGGAACTGCAAAAGACGATAACGGTGTTGTCATTTTACTGGCAAAAAACGAAAAGAAAATTGCCATTAATCCAGGATATGGAGTCGAAGATCGCTTAACAGCAGGAATTGGCGGAACAATTATCCGAAATATTATTATCCCGGAATTCAAAGCAGGAAGTTTTTATAATGGTCTTGATAAAGGTACAGATGCTATAATTGATGTCTTTAAAGGGAAATTTAAAGGCGAACGCAAACAAACCAAAGGAAAAGATTTTCCGATATTCCCATTTATTGTAATTGTTGTAATTGTATTAATTCTACTTTCGCGAAATAAAGGCGGTGGAGGAAATTCAGGCAATAATGGCGGTGGAGGTCCTAGCCTTCTTGATGTTATTCTTTTAAGTAGTCTTGGCAGAAGTGGCGGAAGCGGATTTGGTGGAGGTTTCGGTGGCGGATCATCCGGTGGAGGTTTTGGCGGTGGCGGAGGCTTCGGAGGAGGTTTTGGCGGCGGCGGATTCTCTGGTGGAGGTTCTAGCGGAGGCTGGTAA
- a CDS encoding tetratricopeptide repeat protein, with protein MKISFYFFIFCSYFTSYSQEFFDNDKIESGKQIEELNTIILQNPSAENYYYRGYNNYISENYPEALADYNKALSITPNDFNIYFSRGNLSIKLKDYESAIADFSKCISLDKNSQKAYFNRAFAERKIFNRTGAIDDYSKSIALKPDNNISAYQNRGLLKKELNLHKEAIADFDKVIAIDPKSVDAFQNRAISKAMLNSKDALLDFNEAVKLAPENSEVYFNRALYFINFKIKGDYCSDLKKAFNFGYLPAQELLIELCKI; from the coding sequence ATGAAAATTAGTTTTTATTTCTTTATTTTTTGTTCCTATTTCACTTCTTATTCACAAGAGTTTTTTGATAATGATAAAATAGAAAGCGGTAAACAAATTGAAGAATTAAATACTATTATTCTACAGAATCCAAGTGCAGAGAATTATTATTACAGAGGTTATAATAATTATATAAGTGAAAATTATCCGGAAGCATTGGCTGATTATAACAAAGCGCTCTCGATAACACCAAATGATTTTAATATTTATTTTAGCAGAGGAAATCTAAGTATAAAATTAAAGGATTACGAAAGTGCCATTGCAGATTTTTCAAAATGTATTTCTTTAGATAAAAATTCTCAAAAGGCTTATTTTAATAGAGCTTTTGCCGAGAGAAAAATATTCAATCGTACGGGTGCAATAGACGATTATTCAAAAAGTATCGCTTTAAAGCCTGATAATAACATATCAGCCTATCAAAATAGGGGATTATTAAAAAAAGAACTAAATTTACACAAGGAAGCAATAGCCGACTTTGATAAAGTTATCGCAATTGACCCAAAATCAGTAGATGCGTTTCAGAATAGAGCCATTTCAAAAGCAATGCTTAATTCAAAAGATGCTTTACTTGATTTTAATGAAGCTGTAAAATTAGCGCCTGAAAATTCAGAAGTATACTTTAATAGAGCACTTTATTTTATTAATTTCAAAATAAAAGGAGATTATTGCTCAGATTTAAAAAAAGCTTTTAATTTTGGCTATTTACCGGCACAAGAATTATTAATAGAACTTTGTAAAATTTAA
- a CDS encoding Rrf2 family transcriptional regulator — MLSHKAKYALKALLYLAEQDENHISKTIEIADGANIPKKFLEQILLDLKRGRFVSSKQGKFGGYYLIKSKNEITLAEIHRLFDGAIALLPCASLNFYEPCSDCKTEEECSLRHGLMLIRDETLKAMQGITIASLIKK, encoded by the coding sequence ATGTTATCACATAAAGCAAAATACGCCCTTAAGGCCTTACTTTATTTAGCAGAACAAGACGAAAATCACATTTCTAAAACTATAGAAATTGCTGATGGAGCCAACATTCCTAAAAAGTTTTTAGAGCAAATTTTATTAGATCTAAAACGTGGTCGTTTTGTGAGTAGTAAACAAGGAAAATTTGGCGGATATTATCTTATAAAGTCCAAAAATGAAATAACTCTTGCCGAAATTCATCGATTATTTGACGGTGCAATTGCACTTTTACCTTGTGCTTCTTTAAACTTTTACGAACCTTGTTCTGATTGTAAAACCGAGGAAGAATGCAGTCTGAGACATGGTTTGATGCTTATTCGCGACGAAACTCTTAAAGCGATGCAAGGCATTACTATAGCCTCCCTTATAAAAAAATAA
- a CDS encoding TonB-dependent receptor produces MKNSIKNTLTILLFLTFSVSFAQTVEGIVFTNENIPLEAANIVIKGTTSNTTSDQNGKFIIDTRGKVPFTILVQYVGYKTTELEFTALPTAPLQVTLNEENALVEVVVSSRRRIEKVQDVPIAISVITGKQAEQTGAFNVNRIKELVPSVQLYSSNPRNTGINIRSLGSPFGLTNDGIDPGVGFYVDGVYYARPAATTLDFIDVEQIEVLRGPQGSLFGKNTTSGAFNITTRKPSFTSGADFEVSYGNYNFLQAKASITGGLTSKLAGRISFSGTQRDGLIDNVATGRPTNTLNNQGIRGQLLYTPSENTNIILAADITTQRPDGYAQVVAGVAPTKRAAYRQFDAIIKDLNYQLPSLNAFDRKIDHDTPWRSNQDMGGISLNIDTKIGGGTLTSTTAWRFWNWDPSNDRDFTGLQVLAKSQNPTRQTQFTQEVRYAGQLTSKISGVVGVFFIDQTSKTNGTEESGNAQWRFAQSTTSNLWKTPGLFEGYGIKTDASIRSSSAAVFGQLDWAITERFHILPGLRYNFDKKSADYSRKTYGGLQTTDPALIALQKSVYSDQAFTSDTDNTDFSGNLTLTYKASDKINAYATYAKSYKPVGVNVAGLPTDSKGQPLLDLSVIKPEKVNHYEIGVKTSPFRNSVFNLAFFNTEIKDFQTNVQAAELGVNRGYLANADKVRVRGAELDASFVVNRNLTINGAATYTEGTYVKFTNAPLPLEETGTTVGGVQVAYKDVSGTDLPGVSRWAGSLGGELSDDAKFFGNAGKIFLAVDSYARSEFSSSPSASKYLIVPGYAIFNARLGFRASEGLSIHFWGRNLLNKDYYEQLLPAGGNTGQYAGVIGDQRTYGITLKYKL; encoded by the coding sequence ATGAAAAATTCTATAAAAAACACCCTAACAATATTATTATTTTTAACCTTCTCTGTTTCGTTTGCACAAACTGTTGAAGGTATAGTTTTTACAAATGAAAATATTCCTCTTGAAGCAGCAAACATTGTTATTAAAGGAACAACTTCTAATACAACTTCTGATCAAAACGGAAAATTCATAATTGATACAAGAGGAAAAGTTCCTTTTACAATTCTGGTTCAATATGTAGGATATAAAACTACTGAGTTAGAATTTACTGCTTTGCCAACAGCTCCATTACAAGTAACTCTTAACGAAGAAAATGCACTTGTTGAAGTTGTAGTTTCTTCAAGACGTCGTATAGAAAAAGTTCAGGATGTGCCAATTGCAATATCAGTTATTACTGGTAAACAAGCTGAACAAACCGGAGCTTTTAACGTAAATCGTATTAAAGAACTTGTTCCATCTGTACAACTTTATTCTTCAAATCCTAGAAATACAGGTATCAATATTCGTAGCCTTGGTTCACCATTTGGACTTACAAATGACGGAATCGATCCCGGAGTTGGTTTCTATGTAGACGGTGTTTATTACGCTCGCCCTGCTGCTACAACTTTAGATTTTATTGATGTAGAACAAATCGAGGTTTTACGTGGGCCACAAGGATCATTGTTTGGTAAAAACACGACTTCTGGAGCGTTCAACATTACTACTCGCAAACCAAGTTTTACTTCTGGCGCTGACTTCGAAGTAAGCTACGGAAATTATAACTTCTTGCAAGCTAAAGCTTCTATTACCGGAGGTTTGACTTCAAAATTAGCTGGTCGTATATCTTTTTCAGGTACTCAACGTGATGGTTTAATCGATAATGTTGCTACAGGAAGACCTACAAACACCTTAAACAATCAAGGAATTAGAGGTCAATTACTTTATACTCCTTCAGAAAATACCAATATTATATTAGCCGCAGATATTACAACGCAACGTCCTGATGGATATGCGCAAGTAGTTGCCGGAGTTGCTCCAACAAAAAGAGCTGCTTACCGTCAGTTTGATGCTATTATTAAAGACCTGAATTATCAATTACCAAGTTTAAACGCTTTTGATCGTAAAATTGACCACGATACTCCATGGCGTTCAAATCAGGATATGGGAGGTATATCTTTGAACATTGATACAAAAATTGGAGGCGGAACTCTTACTTCGACTACAGCTTGGAGATTCTGGAACTGGGATCCTTCAAATGATAGAGATTTTACAGGATTACAAGTTTTAGCAAAATCTCAAAACCCAACAAGACAAACTCAATTTACACAAGAAGTTCGTTATGCTGGTCAGCTTACCTCTAAAATAAGTGGTGTTGTAGGTGTGTTTTTCATCGACCAAACATCAAAAACAAATGGTACTGAAGAATCTGGTAACGCACAATGGAGATTTGCTCAAAGTACTACAAGTAACTTATGGAAAACTCCAGGACTTTTTGAAGGATACGGAATCAAAACTGACGCTAGTATCAGATCATCAAGTGCTGCGGTATTTGGACAATTAGACTGGGCAATTACAGAACGTTTCCATATATTACCAGGTTTAAGATATAACTTTGACAAGAAATCAGCTGATTATTCCCGTAAAACATACGGTGGTCTTCAAACAACTGATCCTGCATTAATTGCTTTGCAAAAATCAGTTTACTCAGATCAGGCATTTACATCAGATACTGATAATACTGACTTCTCAGGAAACTTAACTTTGACTTATAAAGCGTCTGACAAAATCAATGCTTATGCGACTTATGCAAAAAGTTACAAACCAGTTGGAGTAAACGTAGCCGGACTTCCTACAGATTCAAAAGGTCAGCCTTTATTAGATCTTTCGGTAATCAAACCAGAGAAAGTAAATCATTATGAAATTGGAGTAAAAACTTCTCCTTTCAGAAATTCAGTATTCAACTTAGCATTCTTTAATACTGAGATTAAAGATTTCCAAACAAACGTTCAGGCTGCTGAATTAGGTGTAAACCGTGGATATCTTGCTAATGCAGATAAAGTACGTGTAAGAGGTGCAGAATTAGACGCTAGTTTTGTAGTAAACAGAAATCTAACAATAAATGGTGCTGCAACTTATACTGAAGGTACTTATGTGAAATTCACAAATGCACCACTTCCATTAGAAGAAACAGGAACTACTGTTGGAGGAGTTCAGGTAGCTTATAAAGATGTTTCAGGAACAGATTTGCCTGGTGTATCAAGATGGGCAGGATCATTGGGTGGTGAACTTTCTGATGATGCTAAATTCTTTGGAAACGCTGGAAAAATATTCCTTGCTGTTGATTCTTATGCACGTTCTGAATTTTCTTCAAGCCCTTCAGCTTCAAAATACTTAATCGTTCCGGGTTATGCGATCTTTAATGCTCGTTTAGGTTTCCGTGCTTCCGAAGGTTTATCGATTCACTTTTGGGGACGTAACTTATTGAACAAAGATTACTACGAACAATTATTGCCTGCTGGTGGAAACACAGGACAATATGCAGGTGTAATTGGAGATCAAAGAACATACGGAATCACATTGAAATACAAATTGTAG
- a CDS encoding DUF2490 domain-containing protein has product MKFVKTLFLFGLISPFLSAQNLKKTDQQTLTWIRYYNILPITEKWAIHSEFDNRSFLNPVHENLFVIRVQGRYRVNKFAELGGGFAYFNVNTQDPNIDPDFSVPEYRVQQDITFINDIGKITFHNRFQLEERFIQKTNKIELLDDFSFAYRFRYRLQSTFDLWKKEKRSLKATISDEIMFNFGEDNRKNTFDQNRFYVALRYHFNPNIGLEVGYLKSFQRRASGLDFYDRDIIRFTLYHRIDRKIR; this is encoded by the coding sequence ATGAAATTTGTCAAAACACTGTTCTTATTTGGCCTTATAAGTCCATTTTTATCGGCACAAAATCTAAAGAAAACAGATCAGCAAACCCTTACCTGGATTAGATATTATAACATTTTACCTATAACGGAAAAGTGGGCAATTCACTCTGAATTTGACAATCGCAGTTTTTTAAATCCTGTTCACGAAAATCTATTTGTTATAAGAGTTCAAGGTCGTTATCGCGTCAATAAATTTGCAGAATTAGGAGGAGGTTTTGCTTATTTTAATGTAAATACTCAAGATCCTAATATCGATCCGGATTTCTCTGTTCCGGAATATCGAGTTCAACAAGATATTACTTTCATAAACGATATTGGAAAAATTACATTTCACAATCGTTTTCAACTTGAAGAACGGTTTATTCAAAAAACCAATAAAATAGAATTATTGGATGATTTTTCTTTTGCTTACCGATTTAGATATAGATTACAATCGACTTTTGATCTTTGGAAAAAAGAAAAACGAAGCCTAAAAGCAACTATTTCTGATGAAATCATGTTTAATTTTGGAGAAGATAATAGAAAAAATACGTTTGATCAAAACCGATTTTATGTCGCATTGCGTTATCATTTTAATCCTAATATTGGTTTAGAAGTTGGCTATCTAAAAAGCTTTCAGCGACGTGCAAGCGGTCTTGATTTTTATGATCGGGATATTATTCGTTTTACGCTTTATCATAGAATTGACAGGAAAATTAGATAA